The region TTCAGACTTCATTTGCTCTATTCCTGGTTTTTACTTTTGAATTATTGCTTAAAATGCTGGAATGTCTTCTAAGGTTTGTGGCTGAAATGTAAAGACAGAAAGAAATGAGTCACTTAGTATTTGGTCATGAGGCAAGCATGCAAATCTGTTACACATGTATGACCCTATCATGCAAAACCAACAGGTGGGAATGCACTCACACAGGTCACAcaggaataaaagttaaaaaagaaaaagaaaaaagagcaacAAGGACAGACAACGTCTCACAAGGCAATTCACAAAGAGGGTGTAAAAGTGATGCACGGGTTGTGTGTCTAATACCGAGGGGTGAGGCCAGAAGGTTTGGGTTGTAAAGAAGATAGAAACAATCTGATTTCCAGATCATTCCATTAGGATCTTCGTGTTTTCAGTCTGGAGTTGCTTAGAGACGACTGGCTGCTGTGGTTCAGAATGATGGGAGGAAGGACCAAGGACTCGGGACTCATCCCGACAGCCAACGCCATCCATGATTTCATGGTTTAGGTCATAAGTGTCATTGTGCTCTCTGGCTGTCCACCAAACATTCTGGTGAAAAACTCCAAGGCAAGCCGCACGTGGATGGGTACAAAGACGTATGAGGTGTAGATCACCATGGCGATGACGGAGAAGAGGATAGAGTTGAAGATGGACTTTTCCCAGGGTTCAAGGACATAGATGCCAGTGATGAGGAGGTACTGGTAGTACAGCCAAGCCAGGTATTCTCTCAGGTTTTTGAAGTTCATTATGCAGTCTAAgggaagaaaacatgaaaagggTTGCATGGTGATGGTTCCACTAGGATTGGAAATACCACAAGAAATGTTGAAGAGCTATTACCAATTCAATTGAGCCTCGACCTCATTTCAGCAGAAAGACACTCATCACACCTATTACCAGTGCTATCGGGCTGATTTAGCACGCGTTACATATCAATGGGCCATGTCTCCTAGCAACGATCTGGTTTCTACCGTATTGGTCAGTTACTTTCTAGCAACTGTatgctgtatttttttactGACATGAACATCAATCTAAAAAGTAGATGTTGAAAACATgcacatataatcttttttgttttgttttttaaacataaatctacattatatatatgtatatatacatagtaTATAtatttcctgtgcaacatggaTTTCACATTATGCccgtgtcacggtctgagttcacatcggtcTGAGATCGGTTATGAGCGTGCGCAATGAATTTATGCTACTTCCGCTTAGCTTTTAtctacttccgccgtgctgagattaaaaaaaatgtaatttcaaagctaaggttcaaagctaatgttatttgacggGTGCTGAATGGCTGCTTttcttgtacaaaaatgtacaactgctcaaatgtgttttataatttatcaatgcagtttttattattaatacttgtattctgtttggataaaaataaagcacatgttggaaaaaacaagattataataaaacttcatacaaaaaataaatcatttattttccaaaaagaacatgtttataatatacattgcagtaaaaaaaaaaacagttaacttAATGTAACTTAATTTGTTTAAATCAGTATAACCCagtacgggtacatctcagtgcgttgcagtcacgtactgagattttaagaggaactcaatacgatgtgaactcagaccctGACACCtgtcaaaagaagaagaaaaaaaatttcaaaataaaagacaattttcaacatgagagacattaagaatgtatttatgtatgtccagctgtccgtgaccgtTGTTTCAATCAAttgctagacatttcaggcgaccccatttaaaatcCAGGCGACCctaaatggggtcacgacccgaagGTTGAAAAACCTTGACATAAGTGTATTTAGACTCACCTGAGCAGACAGAGCCCTCCTTGGTACCAGGTAATGACCGAGCCTCAGCCCCGCGTCCCTGAGTCGCTGCTGCTTTGTGTATAAATGGAAAAAGCTGCCTCTCCAGTTTGTCTCTGGtctataaacaaacacacacacacacacacacacacacacgcacacacacacacacacacacgcacacacacacgcacacacacacgcacacacacacacacacacagggagaaAAACACCACACCCACCCGCTAACACACCGCTCACCTGGctcatgaataataataataataatacagtaaacGCACAGGGCGTGTGTACGTGCGTGTACTGTCTGTGCgcaggagaaaaacaactaaagaGGGTTAGAGGCTATATTTAACCTCACCTGACTCCAGCTGTGTCTCAGGTCATCTCAGGAGCGACGTTCATCTCTAATAAACTTTGTTGAGCGCGTGCTGCATCCTGCTCTCCCCTGTCCTCGTGCCGCAGTGTCACCTATGACGTAGCATCTTGTTTTCCACACCGTGTCTCACTGATGCACTTGTTATTTGGTAGAGAGGCATTACCTGCATCTTTAATCGTGACAAAGCAGTTTCTACACGTTCAGATATCAATCAATGGAAGGATAACCaataacatcaacaaaaatatgccATTCTCTGGAGggagatttgtgtttttatttttcaataatatatatatatatattaaaaaaaaacattttcaatatttatttatttattttacttaaattaaaaaatatatattttca is a window of Gouania willdenowi chromosome 13, fGouWil2.1, whole genome shotgun sequence DNA encoding:
- the sptssb gene encoding serine palmitoyltransferase small subunit B, whose protein sequence is MNFKNLREYLAWLYYQYLLITGIYVLEPWEKSIFNSILFSVIAMVIYTSYVFVPIHVRLALEFFTRMFGGQPESTMTLMT